The sequence GAATCGAATTTACTCTGTCAACATCCACTGCGGTCCCGATTACCCTGACAACCCTCCTACCCTCCAATTCATCTCGCGCGTCAACCTTCCCTGTGTTGATCAACAAACAGGAAAGGTAATGTTCGGAAGTCTCAAGTCGTGTGAGACCATTTTTTTAACGCTATTATAGGTTGATCCGACCCAGGTTCCGTGTCTTGCTCAATGGAAGCGAGCCTATACTATGGAGACAGTTCTGATTGAGCTGCGAAGGTAAGCACTCGTACACACAGATCTCTTTGCCGTGTGTTATTCTAAATGCGTCTTCAGGTACATGGCTCTACCTCAGCATAGGAAAACCCCCCAGCCTCCAGAGGGCTCCACCTTCTAAGCTGAACCCCATGAGAGGTTTAAATGATCAGAATATGCGACTTTCATTATCGACTGAGGGTATCTGTTATTATTCTTCAGCTTCTCTTTGTGCTTAGGAGTTCACAAATCTTTCTTGTCATTCCTGGCGTGTATAGTCAATGCATGGCAGCGTGGCGCGATGTCCCAGAACCCAGATACAGACTACCCTCTAACTTCCCCGACTGTAGCAACTGATTCTGGTGAATGACTTTCTTCCGCGATGCTGGATTATACTAAGCAACTCTCATGGCAGATAGGACTCTCGATATCCCCGTTGCCGTCAGGCCACTTCAGATCCACGGACGACTCAACTACTTGATCAGTATTCATCAACTTTTGGGATTAAAAGATCAACACAGCGACAACCGATCGATCGGGGAATTTGTGTGACATTCAATTCATCAGGTCGGCGTATTGGGTAATCTAGTGATCCGGCAATATactcaaggagaagaagttCGGCTCTAGAAAAACACTGACGAGTACTGTAAATGCGCATCCTATAGATATAGGTCACGTGGTTGCGCAGCTCGGCATTGAGCGCTCGGCAACAATTTGGTATTCTTTAGTCCTTCAGGGATGCATAAAGTCCTGGTACCAAATCAATCTGGGGTCCATCGATTTGCTTGTAAGGATTGCGCTCTGTCTAAAATCCAAATCTCTGCTAAGTACAGCGAAAAAAATGCAGGTCTGGCACTCTATCGGGCCCTACTCCGGCAATGTTCCCCGTCAACCGTGGCCGATGCGCGTCAACAGGATGAAAGCAAGATCCTAATCAAGCACCGCTTCCGAAAATACAAAAACCTGCAGAGTCCATCACAAGTCTCAAACGCCCTTAGGGCAGGATATGAAGTGAGCTCAACCTTCTTCAGTGACGTCCACGTCGTCCAACGATTCTAATAGAAACTTCGCTCTCAAGGCACTGGATTTACTCGACCATGCGCGCCGGGGAAGTCAACATGCCATTGAAAAACTCAGCTCGATAATATCTCGAACCAAGTCGCTCAAAGAGCAGCAAGCGGCCGAGCAAAGAAAATTCAGAGAGCTGCAGCCCTCGAAGCCAATGTCGCCAAAGCAGattcaaaaggaaaagacaAAGCGCTTCGAGGAAGAGACATCGCGCAAGCACCCGGACGCTCCCGACATACTTGAACGCCCATATTCTACTGTGAGTGGAAGTCGAAGGGTGCCTGTCTTAGTCAATGCCCGAGGAGTTCCGTTCTTGCGCATCAAGAAGCCACAACCAAGGAATCTCAGCGGCGTCATCCGGAGCAAGCTTGAAAAGCGCTGGAACCGCATTGTGACTCGAGATCGATTGGCCGTGGAACTTCTCTTTGCGAAAGACGAAGATCACTGGGACAGGCTCACCGACACGGCAGAACGATCAACTTGGTCTGAGGGCGTCAAGCGTGCGTTGGACGATGTCTACGAGAAAATTCGAAAGACGGATAGGCAAAATCGCGAGCTTTCAGAGAGAATGTGGCAAACTGTACTTCAAGAAAGAGCCCTGGCCAGGCAAGAAAGCTTGGAGCGAAATTCCCGTCATTGACCATGTGGCTCCAGATCCTGATATGGGTTGTTCTCTCGATGGCGACGTGAAGGTTAGCGCCGGCTGGACACATTCCGCTAACCAGGGCTGCGGGAGATTTTTGACATGAGGCCACCAGAAGGTTCACTTGATTCATCTGGGCCTCTGATAATAATCCAATTATGATACCCACAAATGCAAAATGTCATACATGTGTTTTGTAGGCGCACAAATCGTAGGGAGTTGGAAAAATCGCCTCACCATGAACCACTGCCACATCATGCAGTGACTTTGAGCTTCTCGACAGCGGGCATAgaatcctcgtcctcgtcctcaaAGTCTGCCTTTCCAGCGAGACCGCGTTCCCATAGCTGCCGTCCGgtgagcttcttctcttccttggcaattcgtttcttcttgtcttccaACTCTTTTTCCTCGCGTTGCCGTTGCTCTTCTGCTTcctgttcttttttgaaatctTCCAGCCATTTTTGGAATGTCTCGCGGTTCACTGGTGTGCCTCGGAATTTCTtgttctcttcctcctctgcctTCTGAGCTGCTACAGCCTTTTCATTCTCAGCAGCTTGTACCCGCTCGAGCATCAACTGTTCTGCGGCTTCCTTCAGTGCGCTGACAAGAGCAAAGACCATCGCCATGCCCATGTTCTCCTCGATCGCATTGTCAAGAGCAGTTGTCAGGGCGTGTTCGTCCTCTTGCAGGTCGAGCAGAGGATATTTTGGCGCATTTGGAACTGGTGAAATTTTGAGTTCGGGTGCAACATCTGGGTATTCTTCGGGGTACGAGACTTCGAGGAAGATCACAGGTTGTTCCTCTGCTTCCGGGCCATTCTCGGGTGGATCAAGCGTTACTGAGATCTTGTATGAGGTTTCGGAGATGTCTGCGAGCACAGCCACACATTAGCGACGAGAGTGCACTTCACCGTTGACCGTTGCTCAGGTCTAAGCAGGGGCCATGTACCTGTAATTTCATCTGGAAAAATCGAATCGAGAACTTCGCGCTCCTCCACTTGATCTTCGCGGCCCATCGTTGAGTGTCTGATCCGCCCGCGGATTGGAGGGGTAGTTTGAAGTCTTCGAGGGTCCGCGTGGGTTGCTGAGATGGAGAAGTCCGTCACGAGTGAATCTAGGAGAATGCAATCCCAGTATGGTCAAAATGTGCACGTCTTAGAGGTCTTGGTATATTAGATCCAATATCTCTCACGGAGCTCTGGATTCCATCGCATTCAATACGACGCAAAATGCTAATCTTCCGGTCCCGCATGCAAACCCATCAAACAGCCCCGATCTTTAGGCCGAAgcttcacttttttttgccggCAATCAAGCTTGCAACACAACACCACGAATCGATTGAGTCGATTGATACTATACGAGACACCTCCCGACACCTTTTACCAATCAGCCATAGTCCTGCCATGGGAAAGCCCCGGcctcaaaagaaaaagtcctcCAAGTCCCGCGCAAAGACCGTCCTTGGCCCTGGTGGCTCGGTCTCGAAACACAAAATGGCCGAAGACCCCTCTAAGCTTCTCGACCAAGCCACCATTCTGCTGGCGACCGGCCGAGCTGATGAGGCGCTACTGACGGCGCAACAGGCCTTGAGTCTGGCTTCCGAGAACGCTTCTGTACGATTGCAAGCGATAAACCTGCTTGGAGAAATCAATGTCGAATTGGGCGAAATCGACACCGCCCGGAACTATTTCCTCAACGCGGTTGAGCTGGATCCTACTGGGTCAATACCAGAGTCCGAGGGCGGTGGTGCTGAGAAGTTTATGTGGCTCGCCCAATTGAGCGAACAAGGTGGTACGGACAGTGTTCAGTGGTTCGAAAAGGGCGTTTCGTCTCTCCGGCGGACGCTGGAGTCTCTTGAAGGCAAGACAAGCACGGAAGAGATTTCTTttgccgaggagaagaaggtcaagTTGTCCAATGCTCTATGTGCGGTGGCGGAAATTTACATGACCGATCTTTCGTAAGTACCACTTGCAGCCTCTTTCTGAAGCGAAAATATTTACTAATGTCACTGATTACagatgggaagaagatgccgaAGCTCGATGTGAGGCACTGATTACAGAAGCTCTTGCCGTCACGCCAAATGCGCCTGAAGTTCTTCAGACTTTCGCGTCTATCCGGATATCACAGTTGAagattgaagaagctcaGGAAGCCCTCAAGAAGAGCATCACTTTATGGAAGGACCTGGCTCCCGAGGACCCCAAAGTGCCCGACTTTGCTGTCCGCATCAGCCTTGCACGTCTTCTCATGGAGGTGACCTTGGAGTTCGAAGCTCTTGAGGTTCTGGAGCGTCTCATTCTGGAGGATGATCAAAGCGTGGAGGCATGGTATCTGGGTGGCTGGTGCTTGTATCTCCTCGCCGAGAAACAACAAGCACCAAAGGATAttgtcgaggatgaggctgcGGAATCACCGCGACATGCATCCCTGATTGCGAGTCGAGAGTGGCTCAAACAAAGTCTGAAGCTCTACGAAGTGCTACAGTATGAGGATGAGCCGCTGAAGGTCCACGCTCTTGAGCTCATCCACGGCATGACCGATGAGAttggagaggatgatgagagtGAGGCCGAGGGGGAAGGTGATGGTGAGGATTGGgacgaggagattgaggcggcctccgatgatgacgaagatcACGAGATGGCCGACTCATAGTAGCAAACAAAATCGTTATGACCTTTAATGCATGTACAGTCTCTGGTTCCACATTTTTCCACCGCTGTCATAATTCGTCCTTCTTTGTACCTTTAGTGATAGCATCTAACGTACTCGCTCCAaggcgaaagaaaaaaaaaattctttGCCTAGACTTTCCTTGTTCCACCAACCAACTTCAAGCCTGGCCTTGCCACTACTACTTGTCCCGGCCCCGGATTATCCCCCTCCGAGCAGTACATACTCCGAGGTTTGGTCTGCGTGCTCGAAACGGGAAACCGTCGAGGTCGTCAAGGCTCCTGTAGAATGGATTTGGGACCCGTCTCGAGCGAGAAGATCCCGGCGAAGACTCGCGTGGTCGAAGTGGAGGCTGTGGAGGCCGTGGACGTCGTGGAGCAGGTCGAAGCGGAGCCGATCGCGCTTGAAGGAGTATCATCCGATTTTGAAGCAGACAGCGACGACTCCGAAGACTGGGAGGCCTTATCTCAAGATGGCGACACGATCCAATTCCTTCGTGATGAGCAGCTACGTGATGGGCTCGGTATGATCCTCCTGACCTGAGACTTGACGTGCCCCTGACCCGATCAACTCATATCTTCCCTGCGATCTTGATCCTATCCAAGCAAGACGTACCGCTGATCCGATCGCGCATGTGTAGTCCCCGGCGCCTGTACGCTAGAGGAAGCTGTCGCCTTCAGGCAACGTCTTCATGAAATTGGTAAGGCGGCCTTTGTGGAAGAAACCATCGCGCGAGAGACCGTAACGGCCAAAAAGCTATGCACCGCATTTGGAATTATGCCTCCCATGTTTCTGGAGGGCGCACCGGATGAGTCCTACCATCCACTCCTAGCCGTCGCCCTGTCTCGTGAATTCGCTCGACGGCCAAAGCTTCCTCAGTACAATTCCGTTGAAGATGCGCTGCGGCTTCTGCAGGAATCTCAAAATATTATCGTCTTGACGGGTGCAGGTGTAGGTTGGCTTGCTCCTTGCTGTGCTTGTATTTGTCAACTGAAACGAACGCGCTTTCTCTACAGATCTCCACAAGTCTGGGTATTCCTGATTTCCGCTCCAAGGATACGGGTCTTTACTCAAAGTTGGAGCACCTGGGCCTGAGTGACCCCCAGGAGGTGTTTGACATACAAGTTTTCCGAGAAGATCCtagcatcttcttctccatcgccaaAGACATTCTTCCGACGGAGAAGAAATTCTCCCCAACCCATGCTTTCATCAAGCTGTTGCAGGACAAGGGGAAGCTGTTGACCAACTACACTCAAAACATCGACAACATTGAGGCTAATGCAGGAATTCTTCCTGAGAAGATGCTCCAATGCCACGGATCCTTTGCTACGGCATCTTGTGTCAAGTGCAAGTTCAAGGTTCCTGGAGAGGCCCTTTTCGGGGACATTAGAGAGGGCAAAATCCCCGAATGCACTGCTTGTCGCGAAGCGATCGCTCAGGACGCGTTGAAACCGCAGGGATTGAAGAGGAAACGAAGCTCGACGGGGCATCAAAAGGATCGAAAGGGTTTCGAAGACAGCTCAGATGAGGATGATTACGATATTCGTACGCCTGGAGTTATGAAGGTAAGTCGGTCATCGCGAAGACTCGCAAATTGACCAGCCCGCGCTAAACGCCATTTTTGACTTAGCCTGACATCACCTTCTTTGGCGAGGACCTGCCCGATGAGTTTGGCCAGCGTCTGATTCACCACGACCGTGATCTGGTCGATCTTGTTATTGTCATCGGTACCTCACTCAAGGTGGCTCCCGTCGCAGAAGTCCCGGGAATTCTGCCACGCCATGTCCCACAAATTTACATCTCTCGCACGGTCAGTCAACTTCTCAtaaagggggggaaagccAAGCGGTTTCTAATGCGTCGATAGCCTGTGTCACATACCCAGTTCGACATTGATCTTTTGGGTGATTGTGACGTGGTTGTATCCGAGCTCTGCCGACGAGCTGGATGGGACCTGCAGCACCACATGATCCCTCCGGATGAGAAGGTGGAGATCTCTCCCCTTGAGGGTTACGAGTCACGACATGTCTTTAAGATTGTTGGCGCATAATCTCGGAGTTTCTTGTTTGGGATACTTGGCTTTTGCAACGCGGTGTCGAGAGATAATTGAAAtttcaaattgaagatgattggTGTTTTCGAGTATCCGGGCATCAACCTTGTTAGGGTTACGAATTCGTCTCATACCCGGAACTTCCTGGAACCAACGTCCAGTCCTATGGAAGAAGATAGGCAGGTGGATTCACTCGTCAGTACTTTATTCATGGATTGAAGACGTTGAAACTTTGGATCCATATAGGTATCGGTCGCAGAATCTTGCCCGGGCTGCCCGAAGCTCCAATGGATCTTTCCAGTTTTTGCCTTGTCTGGGGAGATAGAAGAGTCTCCATGTGTAGGAGCTAAGAGGGGCGATTAATCCGTAAATAGGTCGGATGCAATAGAAGTTCCATCAAGGTTGCAATGACCTTCATGTCCAGAAATCGCCCGTGAATTGCCTACGACGCTATATTTTAGCGGAGGCCTACTGGACCTCATCAATACTAGTGTCCGTCTGTCAGGTACTACTCGGTGATTTCGATACTCAGACAGTCCCACAACTGGATAAACGACAGTTCAGGATTTGGAAAAGGGAGTAAATGAGAAAGCCAAGCCCCGAATTTTCACAAGGTTCGAAATGCAGAAAACCGATCTGATTTGGACGAATACACAATGTAATAATTTTAACAAGCGTCGCGCTTCGATTAGAGTGTTATT comes from Penicillium oxalicum strain HP7-1 chromosome I, whole genome shotgun sequence and encodes:
- a CDS encoding Ubiquitin-conjugating enzyme spm2, encoding MSAIVPRNFRLLEELEKGEKGLGAEACSYGLADGEDTMMSNWNGTILGPPNSVHENRIYSVNIHCGPDYPDNPPTLQFISRVNLPCVDQQTGKVDPTQVPCLAQWKRAYTMETVLIELRRNFALKALDLLDHARRGSQHAIEKLSSIISRTKSLKEQQAAEQRKFRELQPSKPMSPKQIQKEKTKRFEEETSRKHPDAPDILERPYSTVSGSRRVPVLVNARGVPFLRIKKPQPRNLSGVIRSKLEKRWNRIVTRDRLAVELLFAKDEDHWDRLTDTAERSTWSEGVKRALDDVYEKIRKTDRQNRELSERMWQTVLQERALARQESLERNSRH
- a CDS encoding putative assembly chaperone of rpl4, with amino-acid sequence MGKPRPQKKKSSKSRAKTVLGPGGSVSKHKMAEDPSKLLDQATILLATGRADEALLTAQQALSLASENASVRLQAINLLGEINVELGEIDTARNYFLNAVELDPTGSIPESEGGGAEKFMWLAQLSEQGGTDSVQWFEKGVSSLRRTLESLEGKTSTEEISFAEEKKVKLSNALCAVAEIYMTDLSWEEDAEARCEALITEALAVTPNAPEVLQTFASIRISQLKIEEAQEALKKSITLWKDLAPEDPKVPDFAVRISLARLLMEVTLEFEALEVLERLILEDDQSVEAWYLGGWCLYLLAEKQQAPKDIVEDEAAESPRHASLIASREWLKQSLKLYEVLQYEDEPLKVHALELIHGMTDEIGEDDESEAEGEGDGEDWDEEIEAASDDDEDHEMADS
- a CDS encoding NAD-dependent protein deacetylase hst1 yields the protein MDLGPVSSEKIPAKTRVVEVEAVEAVDVVEQVEAEPIALEGVSSDFEADSDDSEDWEALSQDGDTIQFLRDEQLRDGLVPGACTLEEAVAFRQRLHEIGKAAFVEETIARETVTAKKLCTAFGIMPPMFLEGAPDESYHPLLAVALSREFARRPKLPQYNSVEDALRLLQESQNIIVLTGAGISTSLGIPDFRSKDTGLYSKLEHLGLSDPQEVFDIQVFREDPSIFFSIAKDILPTEKKFSPTHAFIKLLQDKGKLLTNYTQNIDNIEANAGILPEKMLQCHGSFATASCVKCKFKVPGEALFGDIREGKIPECTACREAIAQDALKPQGLKRKRSSTGHQKDRKGFEDSSDEDDYDIRTPGVMKPDITFFGEDLPDEFGQRLIHHDRDLVDLVIVIGTSLKVAPVAEVPGILPRHVPQIYISRTPVSHTQFDIDLLGDCDVVVSELCRRAGWDLQHHMIPPDEKVEISPLEGYESRHVFKIVGA